A genomic region of Gemmatimonadota bacterium contains the following coding sequences:
- a CDS encoding amidohydrolase → MAGGCSSRTQILPADLVLHNGVVVTVDSARPRAEALAVVGDRIIAVGGNAEIRRTIGPSTRVIDLQGRLAMPGFIEGHGHFLSLGRRKAMLDLTRAHNWDDIVAMVGAAAARARPGEWITGRGWHQEKWNPPPPVTIDGVPLHHELSRVSPDNPVILTHASGHAGFANARALELAGITRETPDPPGGRIVRDAEGNPTGLLRESAQRLVGEAQARAQAGRAPEQVEAETRRFAELAAEEALSKGITSFHDAGVSFPTIDFYKRLVDEGRLPVRMYAMIRTQGYDELAANLSAQRLIGYGNHFLTVRSIKRQIDGALGTHGAWLLEPYLDLPGETGHTLEPLEELRRVAELALEHGFQVNTHAIGDRGSREVLDVYEQVFRAHPEKRDVRWRIEHAQHLHPADIPRFGQLGVIASMQGVHATSDGPWVLKRLGPERAESGAYVWRSLLRSGAVVSNGTDAPVEDVDPIGCFYATVTRRMSTGEVFYPGQRMTREEALRSYTLANAYAAFEEDIKGSLTPGKLADIVVLSRNILSVPEAAILDARVDYTIVGGQVSYQRQALDKAAGQE, encoded by the coding sequence ATGGCCGGGGGCTGCAGCTCGCGGACGCAGATCCTGCCCGCGGACCTGGTGCTGCACAACGGCGTGGTCGTGACCGTGGACAGTGCCCGGCCGCGGGCCGAGGCGCTGGCGGTCGTGGGCGACCGCATTATCGCAGTAGGCGGCAACGCCGAGATCCGGCGCACCATTGGCCCGAGCACGCGCGTGATCGACCTGCAAGGGCGGCTGGCCATGCCGGGCTTCATCGAGGGGCACGGCCACTTCCTGAGTCTGGGCCGGCGCAAGGCGATGCTGGACCTGACGCGCGCGCATAATTGGGACGACATCGTCGCTATGGTGGGCGCGGCGGCCGCGCGCGCCCGGCCGGGCGAGTGGATCACCGGCCGGGGCTGGCACCAGGAGAAGTGGAACCCTCCGCCCCCGGTGACCATTGATGGCGTGCCGCTGCATCACGAGCTGTCCCGGGTGAGCCCGGACAATCCCGTGATTCTCACACACGCCAGTGGGCACGCCGGCTTTGCCAATGCCAGGGCTCTCGAGCTGGCCGGCATCACGCGCGAGACGCCGGACCCGCCCGGCGGGCGGATTGTGCGGGACGCCGAGGGTAATCCCACGGGTCTGTTGCGCGAGTCGGCGCAGCGGCTGGTGGGCGAGGCGCAGGCGCGGGCGCAGGCCGGGCGTGCGCCGGAGCAGGTCGAGGCGGAGACGCGCCGGTTTGCCGAGCTGGCGGCCGAGGAGGCGCTCTCCAAGGGTATCACCAGCTTCCACGACGCCGGGGTCTCCTTCCCCACGATCGACTTCTATAAGCGGCTGGTCGACGAGGGCCGCCTTCCCGTCCGCATGTACGCCATGATCCGCACCCAGGGCTACGACGAGCTGGCCGCCAACCTCTCGGCGCAGCGCCTCATCGGGTACGGCAATCATTTCCTGACCGTACGCTCGATCAAGCGGCAGATCGATGGCGCGCTGGGCACGCACGGCGCCTGGCTGCTCGAGCCGTACCTGGACCTGCCCGGCGAGACGGGCCACACGCTGGAGCCGCTGGAGGAGCTGCGTCGCGTGGCCGAGCTGGCCCTCGAGCACGGCTTCCAGGTCAATACTCATGCAATTGGCGACCGCGGCAGCCGCGAGGTGCTGGACGTCTACGAGCAGGTCTTCCGGGCGCACCCGGAGAAGAGGGACGTGCGCTGGCGCATCGAGCATGCGCAGCACCTCCATCCGGCGGACATCCCGCGCTTCGGCCAACTGGGAGTGATTGCGTCCATGCAAGGTGTGCATGCCACCTCGGATGGCCCCTGGGTGCTCAAGCGGCTGGGCCCCGAGCGGGCCGAATCCGGCGCTTACGTCTGGCGGAGCTTGCTCCGCAGCGGGGCGGTGGTGAGCAACGGCACGGACGCGCCGGTCGAGGATGTGGACCCGATTGGCTGCTTCTATGCCACGGTCACCCGGCGCATGAGCACCGGCGAGGTTTTCTACCCCGGGCAGCGCATGACGCGGGAGGAGGCGCTCCGCTCCTACACCCTGGCCAATGCATACGCCGCGTTCGAGGAGGACATCAAGGGCTCGCTCACGCCCGGCAAGCTGGCGGACATCGTCGTCCTTTCCAGGAACATTCTGAGCGTGCCGGAGGCGGCGATCCTGGACGCGCGCGTGGACTACACGATTGTGGGGGGCCAGGTCAGCTACCAGCGCCAGGCGCTGGACAAGGCGGCTGGTCAAGAGTAA
- a CDS encoding tetratricopeptide repeat protein, whose protein sequence is MVRRAGAMKSYTSRDVASLLGLPIRQVRAFARSGFLTPGRGPRGEYRFSFQDLVLLRTAKGLAAARVPARRIRRALSRLQQQLPRGRSLSEVRIAAQGDRVLVSDGRTTWNPESGQFLFDFAVSELATQVEPLARRAVQAAQEAGGEMDADDWYALALDLEACARAEARRAYVRALEQDPTHADALVNLGRLLHEDGRVSDAERHYRGALAANPRHATAAFNLGIALEDLRRPAEAEQAYHQALEAQPDFADAHFNLSRLYERQGDRVAALRHLKSYKGLVEHRSRPHLLGPARNQ, encoded by the coding sequence CACCTCGCGCGACGTCGCCAGCCTGCTGGGTCTACCCATACGCCAGGTGCGGGCGTTCGCCCGCTCCGGTTTCCTCACACCGGGCCGCGGCCCTCGCGGCGAGTATCGCTTCTCCTTCCAGGACCTGGTGCTCTTGCGCACGGCCAAGGGGCTGGCCGCGGCGCGGGTGCCGGCGCGGCGCATCCGCCGGGCACTGAGCCGGCTGCAGCAGCAGCTCCCGCGCGGCCGTTCGCTATCGGAAGTCCGCATCGCCGCCCAGGGCGACCGCGTCCTGGTGAGCGATGGCCGGACCACCTGGAACCCGGAGTCGGGGCAGTTCCTCTTCGATTTTGCCGTCTCCGAACTGGCCACGCAGGTCGAGCCACTGGCGCGTCGCGCGGTGCAGGCCGCGCAGGAGGCGGGCGGCGAGATGGACGCGGACGACTGGTACGCCCTGGCGCTGGACCTGGAGGCGTGTGCGCGGGCCGAGGCGCGGCGCGCCTACGTGCGTGCCCTGGAGCAAGACCCGACGCATGCGGACGCACTGGTCAACCTGGGCAGACTGCTGCACGAGGACGGGCGCGTAAGCGACGCCGAGAGGCACTACCGCGGCGCGCTGGCGGCCAACCCGCGCCACGCGACCGCGGCCTTCAACCTCGGCATAGCGCTCGAGGACCTGCGCCGGCCAGCCGAGGCCGAGCAGGCCTATCATCAAGCGCTGGAGGCCCAGCCGGACTTCGCCGACGCGCACTTCAACCTTTCCCGCCTCTACGAGCGCCAGGGCGACCGCGTCGCGGCGCTGCGCCACCTCAAGAGCTACAAAGGCCTAGTCGAGCACCGCTCCCGGCCCCATCTTCTCGGACCCGCGCGAAACCAGTAG